A window of Haliscomenobacter hydrossis DSM 1100 contains these coding sequences:
- a CDS encoding ABC transporter permease has product MYRSYLKIAFRNLLKNKASTLINIGGLAVGMAVAMLIGLWIWDELSYDRYHANYERIAQVMQHQTFNGEVGTQVANPALMGGEIRDKYGSDFKYVLQSSWNGDHTLAYQDKKLLKPGNYFEPEVPEMLSLNMLQGTRDGLKEPYSILLSASVAKAFFGDADPMGKIFKVDNQADVKVTGVYEDLPLNSTFRDMTFILPWKLYLISNPWVEEMEGPWGSNFTQTFAQIANNAEMAAVSAKIKNVKLNKVDKEETRYKPVVFLHPMSQWHLYEEFKNGKNIGGRIQTVWLFGIIGFFVLFLACINFMNLSTARSEKRAKEVGIRKSIGSLRSQLITQFFSESLLVAMFAFVFSIVLVLLMLPFFNEVADKKMSILWSNPLFWTIGIVFSLLTGLIAGTYPAFYLSSFQPLKVLKGTFRVGAWASVPRKVLVVMQFTVSITLIIGTVIVFRQIEFAKNRPIGYERDGLVYTSLTEPIHTHFDAISHELKSSGAIVAMTGSGSPTTEVWNTNGGFNWEGKDPNLGVDFPNNAVTHDYGKTVGWKIKAGRDFSREFASDTSAFILNEAAVKFIGFTDPIGSVLEWNDQPFRVIGVVEDLLVQSPYQPVRPSLFHLETGQSGLAIIKINPELSPKDALGKIEAVFAKNDPASVFNFKFVDEEYAQKFGDEVRTGKLATFFAILAIFISCLGLFGLASFIAEQRTKEIGVRKVLGATILSVWGLLSKEFVALVLLSCALAIPLSYYYLHAWLQQFEYRTTISWWIFVAAVVGALLITLLTVSYQAIRAAVANPVKSLRSE; this is encoded by the coding sequence ATGTACCGCAGCTATCTCAAAATTGCTTTTCGCAATCTCCTCAAAAACAAGGCTTCTACTTTAATCAACATCGGCGGGCTTGCCGTGGGTATGGCCGTTGCCATGTTGATTGGATTATGGATCTGGGATGAATTGTCCTACGATCGTTATCACGCCAACTACGAGCGGATCGCGCAGGTAATGCAGCACCAAACCTTCAATGGTGAAGTAGGAACACAGGTAGCCAATCCTGCGCTCATGGGGGGCGAAATTCGCGACAAATACGGGAGTGATTTCAAATACGTCCTACAATCTTCCTGGAACGGCGACCATACCCTGGCTTATCAGGATAAAAAGCTCCTCAAACCGGGGAATTACTTTGAACCAGAAGTACCCGAAATGCTTTCCCTGAACATGCTTCAAGGCACCCGCGATGGGTTGAAAGAGCCTTACAGCATTTTGTTGTCAGCAAGTGTGGCCAAGGCCTTTTTTGGCGATGCTGACCCGATGGGCAAAATATTCAAAGTAGACAATCAGGCGGATGTAAAAGTAACCGGGGTATATGAAGACCTGCCACTCAATTCCACTTTCCGCGACATGACCTTTATCCTGCCCTGGAAGTTGTATTTGATCAGCAATCCCTGGGTGGAAGAAATGGAAGGTCCCTGGGGCAGCAATTTTACGCAAACCTTTGCGCAGATCGCCAATAATGCGGAGATGGCGGCAGTATCGGCCAAAATCAAAAACGTCAAACTGAATAAAGTAGACAAAGAAGAAACGCGGTACAAACCCGTAGTATTCCTGCACCCCATGTCGCAATGGCATTTGTATGAAGAGTTTAAGAACGGCAAAAACATCGGCGGGCGAATCCAGACGGTTTGGCTGTTTGGCATCATTGGCTTTTTTGTCCTGTTTTTGGCCTGCATCAATTTTATGAACCTCAGCACCGCCCGTTCCGAAAAACGCGCCAAGGAAGTGGGCATTCGCAAGTCCATCGGCTCACTGCGCAGCCAACTGATCACTCAATTTTTCAGCGAATCCCTACTCGTAGCGATGTTTGCTTTTGTTTTTTCCATCGTCCTGGTTTTGCTGATGCTGCCCTTTTTTAATGAAGTGGCGGATAAAAAAATGTCCATTTTGTGGAGCAATCCACTCTTTTGGACCATTGGCATTGTGTTCAGTCTTCTGACTGGTTTGATTGCCGGTACTTACCCGGCTTTTTACCTGTCTTCCTTCCAACCGCTCAAGGTGTTAAAAGGCACCTTCCGGGTAGGAGCTTGGGCTTCGGTGCCGCGCAAAGTACTAGTGGTGATGCAATTTACGGTATCGATCACTTTGATTATCGGCACCGTCATTGTTTTCCGCCAAATTGAATTTGCCAAAAATCGCCCCATCGGCTACGAACGTGATGGTTTGGTCTATACGAGTCTTACAGAACCCATCCACACTCATTTTGATGCCATCAGCCATGAATTAAAAAGCAGCGGTGCCATCGTGGCCATGACTGGATCGGGCAGTCCAACTACCGAGGTTTGGAATACCAACGGTGGCTTCAATTGGGAAGGAAAAGACCCCAACCTGGGCGTGGATTTTCCCAATAATGCGGTTACGCATGATTATGGCAAAACGGTGGGTTGGAAAATCAAAGCCGGGCGAGATTTTTCCCGAGAATTTGCTTCCGACACTTCGGCTTTCATTTTAAACGAAGCTGCGGTTAAATTCATCGGGTTTACAGACCCCATTGGTAGCGTCCTGGAGTGGAACGATCAACCCTTCCGGGTAATTGGAGTGGTGGAAGACTTGCTGGTACAATCGCCATATCAACCCGTGCGGCCTTCCTTGTTTCACCTTGAAACAGGTCAATCCGGTCTGGCTATTATAAAAATCAATCCCGAGCTCAGTCCCAAAGACGCTTTGGGTAAAATAGAAGCCGTTTTTGCCAAAAATGACCCGGCTTCGGTCTTCAACTTCAAGTTTGTAGATGAGGAATACGCCCAAAAGTTTGGCGACGAAGTACGAACGGGCAAGCTGGCTACCTTTTTTGCCATTCTGGCCATCTTCATTTCCTGTCTGGGTTTGTTTGGATTGGCCTCTTTTATCGCCGAACAACGCACCAAAGAAATCGGGGTACGCAAAGTCCTTGGAGCTACGATTCTCAGTGTATGGGGGCTTTTGTCGAAGGAATTTGTAGCGTTGGTGCTGCTTTCCTGCGCACTGGCTATCCCGCTTTCCTATTATTACCTGCATGCCTGGTTGCAGCAGTTCGAATACCGCACGACCATCTCCTGGTGGATTTTTGTGGCTGCAGTGGTCGGAGCGTTGTTGATTACTTTGCTGACGGTGAGTTATCAAGCGATTCGGGCGGCGGTGGCTAACCCGGTAAAATCACTGCGGAGCGAATAG
- a CDS encoding BrnT family toxin — protein sequence MPKFEWDDNKNESNQRKHKISFEDASDVFNDEDRLHYVVKRNDETRYVTIGKAFQVFVTVVYTMRELIIRIISARRSSKEERNEYLANKFSKSDDNNE from the coding sequence ATGCCAAAATTCGAATGGGACGATAATAAAAATGAGTCGAATCAGCGAAAGCATAAAATATCTTTTGAGGATGCTAGTGATGTTTTCAATGATGAAGATAGACTACATTACGTTGTAAAAAGAAATGATGAAACACGTTATGTTACCATTGGAAAAGCTTTCCAGGTTTTCGTGACCGTAGTTTACACGATGAGGGAGCTGATTATTCGAATCATTTCAGCAAGACGTTCCAGCAAAGAGGAAAGGAATGAGTATCTTGCTAACAAATTCTCCAAATCAGATGATAACAACGAATGA
- a CDS encoding Crp/Fnr family transcriptional regulator codes for MSAQPMVFWAIPQNEMAMQPVNEATFFRPCHSLDQCTDKMIQNLHFYTPLQAEEIQRVVAETPIKTLKRGSVLLREGQIPQACYYVFKGCVREYYLLDGEEKTSEFYLEGDSISDDLSKIERKPSRKYWECLEDTTLSVFTHEQEEKMYRLFPSIESLCRIETEKKFGQFRELMAFYLASSPEERYLNLLKTRPNLLTRVPQYQLASYLGVKPESLSRIRGRLHAARAHLYLAE; via the coding sequence ATGTCTGCACAGCCAATGGTATTTTGGGCGATCCCACAAAATGAGATGGCCATGCAACCTGTAAACGAAGCAACTTTTTTTAGACCATGCCACAGCCTGGATCAATGCACCGACAAAATGATCCAGAATTTGCATTTTTATACCCCTTTGCAGGCAGAGGAAATCCAGCGGGTTGTAGCTGAAACGCCCATCAAAACCCTGAAAAGGGGTAGCGTGCTGTTGCGCGAAGGACAGATTCCACAAGCCTGTTATTACGTATTTAAAGGCTGTGTTCGGGAATATTACCTCTTGGACGGGGAGGAAAAAACCAGCGAATTTTACCTGGAAGGGGATTCCATCTCCGATGACCTGAGCAAAATAGAAAGGAAACCCAGCCGAAAATATTGGGAATGTCTGGAAGATACCACCTTATCCGTCTTCACGCATGAGCAGGAAGAAAAAATGTACCGCCTTTTTCCAAGCATCGAATCCCTTTGTCGCATTGAAACGGAGAAAAAATTTGGGCAATTCCGAGAGCTGATGGCCTTTTACCTTGCCTCCAGCCCCGAAGAACGTTACCTGAATTTGTTAAAAACCCGACCCAATTTATTAACTCGGGTACCGCAGTATCAATTGGCAAGTTATTTGGGGGTGAAACCGGAGTCCTTGAGCCGGATAAGAGGTAGATTACACGCGGCCAGAGCGCATCTATACCTCGCGGAGTGA
- a CDS encoding NAD(P)-dependent alcohol dehydrogenase, which translates to MKAAIRYQYGPPQLLSIGEVPQPVPEAHEILVRVYATTVNRTDCAVLTGWPLAIRAFTGLNKPKLPITGTDFAGQVEAVGQEVSNIKIGDKVWGFNDIGLESHAQYLCIAASGNVLAMPKNTSYEAAVASAEAAHYAVNFLNKIKLHAGQKVLVNGGTGAIGSAAIQLLKAMDVQVTAVCGTPHLAKIQALGADRVIDYTAEDFTQLNEQFDFVLDAVGKSTFFKCKRLLKPGGAYISSELGPGWQNIFLALTTPIIGGKKVIFPIPTDIKKSMLVVKELIEAGKFHPLMDRTYPLEKISEAFEYVGSGQKIGNVIIDLAD; encoded by the coding sequence ATGAAAGCAGCAATTCGCTACCAATACGGACCTCCTCAGCTATTGAGCATTGGGGAGGTCCCCCAGCCAGTGCCAGAGGCACATGAAATTTTGGTCAGGGTATACGCCACCACGGTCAATCGCACCGATTGTGCGGTACTGACGGGTTGGCCATTGGCCATAAGGGCGTTTACGGGTTTGAACAAACCCAAATTGCCGATTACAGGCACGGATTTTGCCGGGCAGGTTGAGGCAGTTGGTCAAGAGGTAAGTAACATTAAAATAGGCGATAAAGTATGGGGTTTTAATGACATTGGCCTGGAGTCACACGCTCAATATCTTTGCATCGCCGCAAGTGGCAATGTATTAGCAATGCCTAAAAATACCAGTTATGAAGCAGCGGTGGCCAGTGCCGAAGCTGCCCACTACGCCGTCAATTTCCTAAACAAAATAAAGTTGCACGCGGGTCAAAAAGTGCTGGTCAATGGTGGGACTGGAGCCATTGGCTCGGCCGCGATCCAGTTGCTCAAAGCTATGGATGTGCAAGTTACTGCGGTGTGTGGAACACCCCATTTGGCTAAAATCCAGGCCTTGGGTGCCGACCGAGTGATCGACTACACTGCCGAAGATTTTACCCAACTGAATGAACAATTCGATTTTGTACTGGACGCTGTAGGGAAAAGTACTTTTTTTAAATGCAAACGCTTGTTGAAGCCGGGTGGGGCGTACATCTCTTCTGAATTGGGACCGGGTTGGCAAAATATTTTTTTGGCTTTGACTACCCCCATTATAGGCGGCAAAAAAGTGATTTTTCCGATTCCTACCGACATCAAAAAGAGTATGCTCGTGGTTAAAGAATTAATCGAAGCAGGCAAATTTCACCCTTTGATGGACCGAACATACCCCTTGGAAAAAATCAGCGAAGCTTTTGAATATGTAGGAAGTGGGCAAAAAATCGGGAATGTGATCATTGATTTGGCAGATTGA
- a CDS encoding TonB-dependent receptor gives MKRIGTTAVLLFLLSTAIFSQNLTQTVRGTILDEDSKMPLIGAQVIVLGSDPLLGTASDEQGNFRLDKVPIGRITLQVSYLGYKNAIIPNIVVNSGKETLLNLTMQESAIKMEEVVITEDKNKGEALNDMAMISARSISPEQTNRYAGGFNDPSRILSNFAGITSTQDGSNDIIVRGNSPKYVQWRLEGIQISNPNHFADQSSVGGSVSTLNNNILATSDFHTGAFSAEYGDVLSGVYDVKLRAGNNEKFESVFGFGLLGTDLTLEGPFKKGYGGSYLVNYRYSTVSLIQDIGLVDNLAGALNFQDAAFKVVLPTKKLGVFSVFGLGGTSSFLLEDVTPALWETPGDNGQRREIREDYQKRAHLLNLGLNHTLSLSPRSYLKTSLAYSNEGINDDVFESQLIKIYGTNGEYLRDSAQSRNLNFSGRLSKPTYRAELTYHHKFNAKNKIQIGSKYSLFAYEFEQSQIIEGGSTRFKLIDFNENLGTLRNFVNWKHLLNDDLTIVAGVHNLNVLLNKKSTLEPRLALNWQLSPSSAIHAGYGLHSTMESIHNYYARVRQPDGSIAEVNRDLDLLKAHHFVLGYEKRFGQHLMAKVELYYQDLYNLPVENLDSSYYATINEGLEFRYVDLVNEGTGKNYGIEITLERFFHRNYYFLFNTSLYQSKYHSLEGVERNTPYNGNYLVNILFGKEIPKLGPKQNRTLGLNAKVFFGGGRKIIPLLRDNNGQLAVDPSNNRFWDYSKAYDRSLGDTYQVILSASYKWNRLRATHEIFLNIDNVTNNKGKISEFYDESKPNNIGYLTQFGVFPNLMYRVYF, from the coding sequence ATGAAGCGAATCGGTACAACGGCAGTCCTCCTATTCCTCCTTTCGACGGCAATTTTTTCCCAAAACCTGACCCAAACCGTACGAGGAACCATTCTGGATGAGGACAGCAAAATGCCCCTCATCGGAGCACAAGTGATCGTATTGGGCAGTGATCCCTTGCTGGGAACCGCCAGCGACGAGCAGGGCAATTTCAGGCTCGACAAGGTCCCGATTGGCCGGATCACCTTACAAGTTTCTTATTTGGGCTACAAAAACGCGATCATCCCTAACATAGTCGTCAACTCGGGCAAAGAAACCCTGCTCAACCTCACGATGCAGGAATCGGCCATCAAAATGGAAGAAGTGGTCATCACCGAGGACAAAAACAAGGGTGAAGCGCTCAACGACATGGCCATGATCAGCGCCCGCTCGATCTCGCCCGAACAAACCAACCGCTACGCCGGCGGCTTCAACGACCCCTCACGCATCCTCTCCAATTTTGCGGGCATCACCAGTACCCAGGATGGCAGCAACGACATCATCGTGCGCGGGAACTCCCCCAAGTACGTGCAATGGCGATTGGAAGGCATCCAAATCAGCAATCCCAACCATTTTGCCGACCAAAGCTCGGTGGGCGGCTCAGTCAGCACCCTGAACAACAACATCCTGGCTACTTCGGACTTTCACACCGGGGCATTTTCTGCTGAATACGGCGATGTGCTTTCTGGTGTATACGATGTCAAACTCCGGGCAGGCAACAATGAAAAGTTTGAATCCGTGTTTGGGTTTGGCCTACTTGGCACCGACCTGACCCTGGAAGGCCCCTTCAAAAAAGGTTACGGTGGCTCTTACCTCGTCAATTACCGCTACTCCACCGTTTCCCTGATCCAGGACATTGGCCTAGTCGACAACCTCGCTGGAGCCCTGAATTTTCAGGATGCGGCCTTCAAAGTAGTACTGCCGACCAAAAAACTGGGCGTATTTTCGGTGTTTGGTTTAGGTGGTACCAGCAGTTTTTTACTCGAAGACGTGACTCCGGCCCTTTGGGAAACACCAGGGGACAATGGCCAGCGCCGCGAAATTCGGGAAGATTACCAAAAACGCGCCCATTTGCTCAATCTGGGCCTCAACCACACCCTGAGCCTCAGCCCGCGCAGCTACCTCAAAACCAGTTTGGCCTATTCCAACGAGGGCATCAACGACGACGTTTTTGAATCCCAACTCATCAAAATTTACGGCACCAATGGCGAGTATTTGCGCGATTCCGCCCAGAGCCGCAATCTGAATTTCAGCGGTCGTTTGTCAAAACCCACCTATCGGGCTGAACTCACCTACCACCACAAGTTCAACGCCAAAAACAAAATTCAGATCGGCAGCAAATACAGTCTTTTTGCCTACGAATTTGAGCAAAGCCAAATCATCGAAGGCGGCTCTACCCGCTTCAAGTTGATCGATTTTAATGAGAACCTGGGTACGCTGCGCAATTTCGTGAACTGGAAACACTTGCTCAACGACGACCTGACCATCGTAGCCGGGGTACACAACCTGAATGTACTCCTGAACAAAAAAAGCACCCTGGAGCCCCGTCTCGCCCTGAACTGGCAACTCAGCCCCAGTAGCGCCATCCACGCGGGTTATGGCTTGCACAGCACCATGGAAAGCATCCACAACTACTACGCCCGGGTCAGACAACCCGATGGCAGCATTGCAGAAGTAAACCGCGATCTGGACTTGCTCAAAGCCCATCATTTTGTGCTGGGTTACGAAAAACGGTTTGGTCAACACCTGATGGCCAAAGTGGAGCTGTATTACCAAGACCTCTACAACCTGCCCGTGGAAAACCTCGACAGCAGTTATTACGCCACCATCAACGAAGGGCTGGAGTTTCGCTACGTGGATTTGGTCAATGAGGGTACGGGCAAAAACTACGGCATCGAGATCACCCTGGAGCGTTTTTTCCACCGCAATTACTATTTCTTGTTCAACACCTCTTTGTACCAATCCAAATACCACTCGCTGGAAGGCGTAGAGCGCAACACGCCCTACAATGGCAACTACCTCGTCAACATCCTTTTTGGCAAAGAAATCCCCAAACTGGGCCCCAAGCAGAATCGCACCCTGGGGCTCAACGCCAAAGTATTCTTCGGCGGTGGCCGCAAGATCATCCCGTTGCTGCGCGACAACAATGGTCAATTGGCTGTCGATCCCAGTAACAACCGTTTCTGGGACTATTCCAAAGCTTATGACCGCAGCCTGGGGGATACCTACCAGGTCATTTTATCGGCCAGCTACAAATGGAACCGCCTCCGCGCTACCCACGAAATTTTCCTCAACATTGACAATGTGACCAACAATAAGGGAAAAATTTCAGAATTTTACGATGAATCAAAACCCAACAACATTGGTTACCTTACTCAATTCGGGGTGTTCCCCAACTTGATGTATCGGGTATATTTTTAA
- a CDS encoding VPS10 domain-containing protein, protein MRQHLALIFFILATSLSAQTFSNLSFRFLGVDGNRASAVVGEPGNPMVSYVGAASGGIFKTEDGGLNWRPIFDDQDVAAIGALAIAPSNPNQIWCGTGETFVIRPAHPLGNGVYKSSDAGKTWRNLGLEKTGRIGRIVVHPSDTNTIYVAALGNTHAPQQERGVYKTSDGGKTWARVFFLNESTGCNEIEIDPNNPSILFAAMWQIDIKTWGLNSGGPSGGIYRSTDAGKTWEPMNTRGIQFGEKHPVGKTSVCIAPSNSNVVYALIEDKEPCLYRSDNGGNSWTLVKKDHSMAQRAPYYTRVRVSTGNADEVYTICVNISKSKDGGKSWVTGEGSPWAMGGDCHDMWFDPKNPNRQMVAHDGCMNMTLNGGKTWKNVNLPIAQLYHVAVDSMIPYHVLGNRQDGYSYYGPSNSRSGGIPLSAWQFVGGCESGFAQVDPFNSNLVWSGCYDGGLDVTDLRTGIARDVRPWPETQYGWNPQQVKYRWHWNFPMVLSRHRPNTVWVGSQYIHQTTNGGQSWQVISPDLTTADPKKMDNSGGIAYDNLYTWDGCTTLNMAESPVVEGILWVGTNDGLLQLTRDGGKSWENLTKNLPGLPAGGSVSCIEPSNFEAGTCYVSYRFLYVGNTQSYIFKTSDYGKTWTKIIGDLPQNQSSTVFQIREDPALKGLLYCGTDNALYFSPNDGKTWQRLRNNLPPVAVYGIAIQKHFGDLVLGTYGRGFYILDDLTPIRQFSAEVQKAESHLFSVRPAYRFQRVLGTHADGDSFSGQNPTYGALINYYQKDTLQKAAELLVLSMQGDTLRKLKTLNKVGIQRTSWDLRPEPARLPKLRTKPRDKDWVELDKNGERSIYPWDLDMQPGMNAPLVPAGKYRVVFIANGKKQEQILELRNDPNVKGNDTDIQKQYSFGLQLNRDLKATVKLIEDIEKQRADLQKANAREKSAEVKKDLLDLEEQLYQIESGLLDLKQTGARQDNFRNPVGVLERFLAIGKELLVASGDHPPTDQQVEVHQLTKGKLEAALGAYQGVLNSALWKKSVFKKP, encoded by the coding sequence ATGCGCCAACACCTCGCCCTTATCTTCTTTATCCTGGCCACTAGCCTCTCCGCCCAAACCTTCTCCAACCTCTCCTTCCGCTTCCTCGGCGTCGACGGCAACCGCGCTTCCGCAGTAGTCGGCGAGCCCGGCAACCCCATGGTCTCCTACGTCGGCGCAGCCTCCGGCGGCATCTTCAAAACCGAAGATGGCGGCCTCAACTGGCGGCCCATTTTTGACGATCAAGACGTTGCGGCCATCGGTGCCCTGGCCATTGCTCCCAGCAACCCCAATCAAATCTGGTGCGGCACGGGTGAGACCTTCGTCATTCGGCCCGCGCACCCACTGGGCAATGGCGTGTACAAGTCATCCGATGCCGGCAAAACCTGGCGGAACCTGGGGCTGGAAAAAACCGGGCGCATTGGGCGCATCGTGGTGCACCCCAGCGATACCAACACCATCTACGTCGCCGCCCTGGGCAACACCCACGCGCCCCAGCAGGAGCGCGGCGTGTACAAAACCAGCGATGGCGGCAAAACCTGGGCCCGTGTCTTTTTTCTGAACGAGTCCACAGGATGCAACGAGATCGAAATCGATCCCAACAACCCTTCCATCCTTTTCGCCGCCATGTGGCAGATCGACATCAAAACCTGGGGCCTCAACTCCGGCGGCCCCTCCGGCGGCATTTACCGCTCTACCGACGCGGGCAAAACCTGGGAGCCCATGAACACCCGTGGCATCCAATTTGGAGAAAAGCACCCGGTGGGCAAGACCTCCGTGTGCATCGCCCCCAGTAATTCCAACGTGGTGTACGCCCTGATCGAAGACAAGGAGCCCTGCCTCTACCGCTCCGACAATGGCGGCAACAGTTGGACCCTGGTCAAAAAAGACCATTCCATGGCGCAACGTGCGCCCTACTACACCCGGGTGCGGGTCTCCACGGGCAATGCCGACGAGGTGTACACCATCTGCGTCAACATCTCCAAGTCCAAAGACGGCGGCAAGTCCTGGGTTACGGGTGAAGGCAGCCCCTGGGCCATGGGCGGCGATTGCCACGACATGTGGTTTGACCCCAAAAATCCCAACCGCCAAATGGTGGCCCACGACGGCTGCATGAACATGACCCTCAACGGCGGTAAAACCTGGAAAAACGTCAACTTGCCCATCGCCCAGCTTTACCATGTGGCGGTCGATAGCATGATCCCGTACCATGTGCTCGGCAATCGCCAGGACGGCTATTCCTACTACGGCCCCAGCAACAGCCGCAGCGGGGGTATTCCGCTCAGCGCCTGGCAATTTGTAGGCGGCTGCGAGTCGGGTTTTGCGCAGGTCGATCCCTTCAATTCCAACCTCGTTTGGTCGGGCTGCTACGACGGCGGCTTGGACGTGACCGACCTGCGTACGGGCATCGCACGCGACGTACGCCCCTGGCCCGAAACCCAATACGGCTGGAACCCCCAACAGGTGAAATACCGCTGGCACTGGAACTTCCCGATGGTGCTCTCGCGCCACCGCCCGAACACGGTGTGGGTGGGCAGCCAGTACATCCACCAAACCACCAACGGCGGCCAGTCCTGGCAAGTCATCAGCCCCGATCTGACCACGGCTGACCCGAAAAAAATGGACAACTCCGGCGGCATCGCCTACGACAACCTCTACACCTGGGACGGCTGCACCACGTTGAACATGGCCGAATCGCCGGTCGTAGAGGGCATCCTCTGGGTGGGCACCAACGATGGTTTACTGCAGCTCACCCGCGACGGCGGCAAAAGCTGGGAAAACCTCACTAAAAACCTACCCGGCTTGCCCGCTGGTGGCAGCGTTTCCTGCATCGAACCCTCCAATTTTGAGGCCGGAACTTGCTACGTGTCCTACCGCTTTTTGTACGTGGGCAACACCCAGTCCTACATCTTCAAAACCAGCGATTACGGCAAAACCTGGACCAAAATCATTGGTGATTTGCCCCAAAATCAATCCAGCACCGTGTTCCAAATCCGCGAAGACCCGGCCCTCAAAGGTTTGTTGTACTGCGGCACCGACAACGCCCTCTACTTTTCGCCCAACGATGGCAAGACCTGGCAACGCTTGCGCAACAACCTGCCTCCTGTGGCGGTATACGGCATCGCCATCCAGAAACACTTTGGCGATTTGGTGCTCGGCACCTACGGTCGGGGCTTCTACATTCTGGACGACCTGACGCCCATCCGCCAATTCAGCGCCGAGGTGCAAAAGGCCGAAAGCCACTTGTTCAGTGTACGACCAGCGTATCGTTTCCAGCGCGTGTTGGGTACCCACGCGGACGGTGACTCTTTTTCGGGTCAAAACCCCACTTACGGCGCATTGATCAATTATTACCAAAAAGATACCTTGCAAAAAGCGGCAGAGCTGTTGGTGCTTTCCATGCAGGGTGACACTTTGCGTAAATTAAAAACCCTCAACAAAGTGGGGATCCAGCGCACGAGTTGGGATTTGCGCCCGGAACCCGCCCGTTTGCCCAAGTTGCGCACCAAACCCCGCGACAAGGACTGGGTGGAATTGGACAAAAATGGCGAGCGCAGCATTTACCCCTGGGATTTGGACATGCAGCCGGGTATGAACGCGCCACTGGTGCCCGCGGGCAAATACCGTGTGGTGTTCATCGCCAATGGCAAAAAACAGGAGCAAATCCTGGAGCTGCGCAATGACCCAAACGTAAAGGGTAATGACACTGACATCCAAAAACAATACAGCTTCGGTCTGCAATTGAATCGCGACCTCAAGGCCACGGTCAAATTGATTGAAGACATCGAAAAACAGCGCGCCGATTTGCAAAAGGCCAACGCCAGGGAAAAATCGGCAGAGGTAAAAAAAGACCTGCTCGACCTGGAAGAGCAATTGTACCAAATCGAAAGTGGCCTGCTCGACCTGAAACAAACGGGTGCCCGGCAGGACAATTTCCGCAACCCGGTGGGGGTGCTGGAGCGTTTTTTGGCGATCGGCAAGGAGCTATTGGTCGCCAGTGGGGATCACCCGCCAACGGATCAGCAGGTGGAGGTGCATCAATTGACCAAGGGGAAACTGGAGGCTGCACTGGGGGCTTATCAGGGGGTGTTGAACTCGGCTTTGTGGAAGAAATCAGTTTTTAAAAAGCCTTGA
- a CDS encoding DUF2442 domain-containing protein: MSSLAEYKTIKATQVRIAAERFYVLLDDGRELGIPYDWYWRLAEATPEQLNNWRLIAGGQGISWEDLDEDLSVLGLLEGRKGVKREIMSG; the protein is encoded by the coding sequence ATGAGTTCTTTAGCTGAATACAAAACCATCAAAGCAACCCAGGTGCGTATTGCCGCAGAGCGCTTTTATGTCCTGCTGGATGATGGCCGCGAATTGGGCATCCCCTATGATTGGTACTGGCGGCTCGCTGAGGCTACGCCAGAGCAATTGAACAACTGGCGTCTGATCGCCGGAGGGCAGGGGATTTCCTGGGAGGATTTGGATGAGGATTTGTCGGTGCTGGGGCTGCTGGAGGGGCGGAAGGGGGTGAAAAGGGAGATTATGTCTGGATGA
- a CDS encoding DUF4160 domain-containing protein, whose amino-acid sequence MPTIFRKLGFRFFFYSNENTEPPHVHVEKGDGYGKYWIDPVKKDYMHNFSKKEEKQAEEIVGEEQDNFKKKWYEFFS is encoded by the coding sequence ATGCCAACAATATTCCGTAAACTGGGCTTTCGATTCTTCTTCTACAGCAACGAAAACACCGAACCACCTCATGTTCATGTTGAAAAAGGAGATGGCTACGGTAAGTATTGGATTGATCCAGTAAAGAAAGACTACATGCATAACTTCAGTAAAAAAGAAGAAAAGCAGGCAGAGGAAATCGTAGGGGAAGAGCAGGATAACTTCAAAAAAAAGTGGTATGAGTTCTTTAGCTGA